CTGCACGAGATCCAGTTGGACACCTTGTGCAGCCTGCTCAACAGCATCGATCTCAGCGGCAAGGGCAAGCTCAACGTGATGATGGCATTCCACGCCATGATGGATCACGCCTGGCGATCACGGCGAATCCCTGAGGTTCCGCCATTTCCCAAACGTGCCGCCTATGGTATGGTGAAGCCCGCCATCGAGTGGATCAGCCGCAAGCGTTTCAACCAGGTGGTGGACGCCATGGCGCCGGAGCACCGGGCGCCGTTTTTGTGGATGTACCTGCACCTGATGCGCCCGGCCGAGGCCTGCGCCCTGATGTGGGCCGACTGGGACGAAGTCAACCGCCAGTTCATCGTGCGGCGCTCGATTTCTGCCCGCCGAGTAGTGGGCAGCACCAAGACCGGCGAGATCTACCTGACGCCCTGCCACGGTGCGTTTTATCCGCTGATGCAGGAACTGACGGCTGCACGGTGCGAGGACAGCCCCTTCGTCTTCACCAATTCCCGTGCACGCAACGAAGGTAAGCGGTATACCAACGAGAGTTTGAACAATATCTGGAAGGCTGCCTGTAGGAAGGTGGGCATCGAGATCGGCCTATACGCCGGCGTTCGTCACAGCCGGGCCAGCCAGATGATCAATGAACTGAGGATGTCGATTCATGAGGTTAAGGAAGCGGGAACATGGAAGCGTTTGGACTCGGTGTCACGCTACGCCGAAACGGCGCTCACCCGCAAGCGGGAACTGCTGGAGAAAGGCGACGTCATATCGCTGGTGCACTACAAAAGCACTACAAAGGCAAATTAGGGTATGGGATTTAGCTGTAAATACAGGATGTTGCGAGACCGTGTATGGGTTCGATTCCCATGGAATTCGTCAATTTTCCCTATGATTTCAAGCCCCATCTACCTCGATTAACAAGCCCAAAACAAGCCCAAAATGAAAGCCCGGCAATCCCAGGCGCTATCCTTTTTCATTAGGGTGGTTAGTTCAAGGGATGCGTACCTATTTAGCGGGTATTTGACAAGAAGTCGGATTTTCAGGTACTCTTAATTTGTACGAGTTTGTTTTCCAATCCAACCAGCGCTTTTTCTCCAAATATTGTAATATACAGAACTTTATAACCACCTGACTTAAAATTGGTTGGAAAAGACAGATGTTTAGAATATTCGCTACTGCAATATTTGTTGTGATGATATTTGCAGCCAACTCAATGGCAGAAGAAACTTGGAAGATTGCTACCTTGAACTGGGAACCCTATTCAGGTGCCGAAATGGCGACCCAGGGGAATTCCATTCAGAAACTCAGGCTTCTTTTAAAAAAAGAAAAAATTAATCTTATAGTGGATTTCTATCCGTGGAAAAGGGCGCAAATTATAGCAAGAAACAAAGAATATGTCGGCTATTTCCCTGCATGGCCTGAGGAGGTATATGAGGGCTTTACGGCATCACCGACAGTTGACTGGTCCGAGATTGGTATATTGAAGAATACGGAAAGCAGTTTACGTTTCGAGAGTGTTGATGATTTGTTCAAAAACTATAAAGTCGGCATCATCCAAACTTATACTTATCCCAAAGTTATAGATGATGCGGTAAAAAAATATCCGAACCATACAGAAAAAGCACCAAATGAAATTTCACTTCTGAGAAAGCTTGCAACGGGGCGGCACCCAGCAGCAATCACAGACCCGACGGTTATGATGTACCTTGCAGCGAGAAACGGCATTTACAATGTTGAAACTGTAAAAATTATCATGAAAAAAGAACTCGTAGTCGCTTTCAGGGACGATGAAGATAACAAGGACCGTATCAACTTTTTTAGAAAATTGTTAAAAGGTATGTGAAATAGTCATGTTATCTGTAGAAGTTCAGATTTGATCTGACAGTTACCGATTCTGAGAAGGTGTCTGTCAGGTCAAGTTCAGGCTATTTTTTTCTCTTCCCAGAGTCGTTTGCCATCTTCAAGGGTTTCCATCGGGGTTCTGCCGCAGCACATTTTCCCCTGATGGGTTCGCTCATGATTGTACTGTTCAAGCCACAGGTCAAGATCAAACTGAAGCGTTTCGATATCCCGATAAATCTTCTTTCTGAAGGTCACCTGATAAAATTCCTGTAGCATGGTTTTGTGGAAGCGTTCGCAGATACCGTTGGTTTGCGGCGATCTGGCCTTGGTCTTGGTGTGTTCGATGTCGTTAATAGCCAGATACAATTGATAATCGTGGGTTTCAGCTTTGCCGCAATACTCGGTACCCCTGTCGGTTAAGACGCGAAGCAGCGGCAACTCATGCTTTTCATAAAAGGGCAGCACCTTATCATTGAGCAAATCGGCAGCAGTGATCGGCGTCTTGGTGGTATAGAGTTTGGCAAAACCGACCTTGGCATACGTATCGATAAAGGTTTGCTGATAGATCCTGCCCACGCCCTTAAGGGTTCCGACATAAAAGGTATCCTGTGATCCCAGATAACCTGGATGAGCCGTCTCGATCTCCCCAGCAGCGATGTCGTCTTGCTTTTTCCGTTCTAATGCCTGGACCTGGCTTTCGGTAAGAATCAGATTCTCCTTGGCCATTTTGTCCTCAAGGGCCTTGAGCCGGTCTTTAAAGCGAGCCAATTGGTGACGCAGCCATACACACCGGACACCACTGGGGGAAATGAACACGCCCCGCTTACGCAATTCGTTGCTGGCACGCACTTGGCCAAAGGCCGGTTGTTCAACGGCATAGGCTACGACAGCAGCCTCGGTTATTTCGTCTGTGCGGTTTTTAATATTGGGTTTGCGGCGGTTTTGATCGACGAGGGCATCGACGCCGCCTTGTTCAACGGCATTTTGATAGCGGTAAAAGGTGTCACGGGAAAGCCCCATGATCCGGCAGGCTTTGGATACGTTGCCCAGTTCCTCGGCCAGGTTCAACAATCCGATCTTGTGTTTGATGACGGTTTTGGTACCATTCAGCATGAGGGTTACCTCCTATGGTTTTGGTGGTTTGGTTGCCACCTTCATCAAAACCGGTAACCCTCACTTTTTCAAGTGCGTTGTCAGATCAAATCGAAACTAATCCATGTTATCCGTTTTACACGGTTGCAGTCATCCAAACACCCATTCCGCTTAATTAAGCGTACTAATGCCTCAACTTATCCCACCAGTGGTTCCTCCCTTTCAAGGAACGCAAAATCAGATGACTTAGAACGTCACCAGTCGCCATCCGTCCAACAACCCCGTCCTCGCAAGGACCGCTCCAGATCACCACATTATAAAACTGCCACAGACTCATGGCCGGCAACTGGCAAAATTGATCATTCACCTTTTTACGTGCAAGTGCCGCTATCTTCTTTTCTTTCTGAGAATCGTTTTGGGGGGACGGCTCTTAGCTTTCAAAAACAGGTCTGTCCCGTCTTTCACAACGCGAAAAAGGGTTGTTTTATCCAGACCCAATGAATCCACCAGCTTTCTGGGAATAACAAGGCTACCGCGGCTGTTGATGCCTACGACATTATCCACTTTCCGCTCCCTGCGTTTATTATTTACGGCCGGAATTTTGTCCAATGCCATGAGCGCGTTTAGATAGGAAACTTTTAGGGCGCCAAACGTTTTATACCCGAACTGCTTCATTAGCTCCTGTTTTGAAATTCCTGCTTCTATGGCCTGAATCAGGCTGTTGTGGTCGACCAATCTTTCTACCATTGTTGTTCCTTCTATTTTTTTGCCGGAACCGGCATCCATGTAAGTTATTGTTACCGGGATGCGCGTTCGCTTTCGTGTACGATCTCAGGGAATTCACCATCCTTGCAATCAAGGCCGTCTAACGGTTTATCGAACTCCACGGCGAAACCATCATGGTCACCGCGAATCACCTGCCCGGAAATTTTAATGATCTTGTCAAATTGGAAAAGCGGAAATTCAAGTGCAACCGCCTGCCCCAGCGAAACTTTCCGCGAAGTTTTTATGAACAAACCGCCGGCGCCAATGTTTTTGATTACATCCCGATGGGTTCCCTCTTTGACAGTATACTTGGCGATGATATAGGCCGTACGGTGAGGATATTCATGTCGATTGGGAATTTTCATTTCAAGGCATCCTACGAGTTGATTTTCTCTCTCAACTTCCCGGAGTACCTGAATGTCACAACCTTGCGGGGACGCAACATCATCGTCTGGCCAGTCGTAGGATTCCGGCCTCTGCGTTGATCTTTTTCCTGCACACAAAATTTACCAAATCCGGATACAAGAACATCTTCACCTGATTCAAGGGTTGCCTTGATCAGTTCAACCAATGTTTCGAAGGTTTCGATGGATTTGGTTTTGGAGAACCCTAAATCAGATTGGAGCTTTTCGACGATAGTGTATTTGGTCAGTGCCATGGGTGGATCTCCGTTCAGTATGGCGTCAGCAGAAATATGTTCAAACAATAACGCAAACATGACTCTCTTTGTCAAGTGGCAGGTTGTACACCGGAACTTCAACGACATTGGGAATGGGGTGGAGCGTTGTGTTCATGATTGGGACCCTTTGAAGTTGGATTTAATACACGAACAACCCTTACAATAATTCAAAGCGCTGATAGCAACCACCAGATTCGAACCTTTGCTGCTTATTGGAAATATAGAAAAAATGATCCAGCATGCAGCACTGATGGACCACCATAGCCTAGCGGAGCATCTGATAACAAGCAACCGTTTTCTCAAGGGGCTGGATCGTATTTACCCGCTACCTACCAGAAAGTCTTAAAAATATGGGATACTCTCAATAAAAAGCCTTCCTTTTATAGGGTACTTGGTTCAGGTTATAGGGTACTTGGTTCAGGAGACTTAAAACGCGAACCACTGGATGTTCTTAACCGTTTGAAAAACGTGGTCTTTCAGGTTTAATCGTTCTTTGAAAACTTATATGATATTGTTCTAATGAGAAATTAGTGTTGTCGTGGCGGTTAAAAATACCATTTCAAACCGATCATGAAGCTTTGATTTTCGTAGTCGGTTTCACCTTTTTCAGTAACACCCCAATTGGAAGTGCCGGAAACCTCGATATCATCAGATTTGAGATACTTGTAAGAAAGATCCAGTGCGAGCGCTTTGGTCACATCCCAGGTAATGCCGGCAGACAGCTGATAGGCCAGAACGGTCTCGCTGTCATCATATTTGATTGTTGTTAAGCTATGATATATCGCGGTACCGTTGTATTCAAAATAGTTACATCCGATGCCTGCACCGATATATGGGGTAAACGGGGTTCGGTTTTGAACGTCCAGGTACCCATTGAGGATGAATGATGCCGCAGTCACGTCACCGCTCGAAACCGTATCAAATCCGAGAATGGTGATTTTGTCGATATCGTTTTCCCGGTATGCAACTTCCCCCTCAACTCGAAAATATCCGAAATCGTACCCCACAAAACCGGAAATTGCGTACCCGCTGTCCATCTCGCCTTCGGAATCTTTAGTTTTCGTATCATCCATGTTGTTGATTCCACCCTGAATGCCTATATAGAGCCCTTCAGTAGCTGAAGCGATGGAGTAATTCCCCGCCAACACCATCAGGCAAATCAGCACCGCAACAAACTCAATCGATTTGCGAATCATCTCATCCTCCATTTCATTGTCTTAGGTGTCGTTGATTAATTAACTTTCTAAACATATTGAGCAAAGAGAATATCGACAAGTTGAGAATTTCCTTTAGCAAAAAAACAATGTCATTAACTTAAGCTGTGAAAAAGTAGCTTAAACTAATGACATTGGGTGCTTAGTTACGTAGTGTTCCTACCCATCACGTGTCCTCTTTTCATAGGGTTGAATTGGAAAGGCGGCCGGACTCTGCGATGCCTGCTTTTTAATGGCCACTATGGTTCACTAATCCTCATGATTTAGTATTCTACCGTCAATATTTGAGCATATTTTCCATGAAATCACGCTCAATTTTTGACGATTGATCCAAGGGCTTTGTGATGAAGACAGAAAAATAAGATCTCTTGCGATCAGAGAAAACACAGTAACCACCCCTTAAAAACGAATTGAGAACCAGCCTTTTCTATAATATATTGCTCTGTCACGCCCTCGATTGCGGAATTTTAAATGTTGGCACATGTATTGCGATATCACTTTTGTCGTTCAACAAACCATATTAGCGTTTACGAGGCGAACATATGAGCGTCACTTCCATGGCAACTTATGGCGCAGACAATCTCTACTACAAAATCAATGCGTCAAATATCGCAAAAGAAACCACCGCTGATGAAACAACAAGCCAAATAAAAGAAGATAACTCCACATCAGAAGATCGAGTCACATTTTCAGTTGGTTTATCCTTGGCACAGACACGGGAAGCCATAGGGCTAAAACCCACGGGTAAACTGAAGTTGAAGGATCTTGAAGACGTGGTGCAGGACCGGAAGGATTTTATCTCGGCAACGCTTACACAGACCATCCAAAGCCAGGGACTAAAACTGGATGAGGAATTCAGCATTTCCATGGATTCAACGAATAACATTTGTATTTCAGGCGACTTCCCTGGAAAATCCGAATTGGAAGAAGCCTTGAATGAAAACGAAGAATTCACAACGGCATTCAAACAATTGAGCGCCAACCAAAGCTTCCTGGATCACATTTCCCAACTTCAAAGCAATGTGAAGAGTATCCAGGTAAACATAGTTAATTACTTTAATTCCGATACAAATTTTAATAACTTGCTTGCCCTTGCCGATAAATTCGAAAGTCTCAAAGATAGTGACAACAAGATGAAAACTCTTCTGGACTTAAGCTGCACAGAATGCCCTTATTCCTATACATATACACAGAATGACAATCTCGAATGACCTCCTATACCTATCCTTAGAAAAAGAGCTAAATACGTTCAAATAGCCGTTTTTTAACATGCAACTTAGGTTACCGTGGGTGCGTGCCTTCCCCGTTGACAGCGAGATTATTACCTGCGGTTTTGAAGAAATCTTCCCCAAATCCAATCATAACAACAAACAAGGATTTGAGTAAGGATCTCAACCCTCAACATTTACACTGTTCGAGACAAATACCCTTTCCATTGTCGGTTTTTTTTACTGGGTGCCAAGATTGCCGTATGGGAGTGCGAAACGGAACTCTACTGTTCACGGCCGGACTTGCTTCCAGTCTTGGCAGTTTTCACAGGTATGTCATGACTCTCCGGTTCCGTTCTTTCTGCCGTGTCCGATTCAATCAGTCTTGCTCATTTTCTTATGCAATTCCATCCGTGGTCTACGGGGTAGATTCTGTTGCATTCCAATGCCAAAAGCAACTCCGGCCACGAGTTCGTCATCGGTCTCCATAAGATCGCCGAGTTCTTCTTCGGCAAATAGAATGTCACAGATCCACAGGGACTGGATGTTTTTGGAATGAGCGACGAGCAACATGTTCTGGATGCAGGCGCCAATGGATAGAGTGTCTGCTTTCCAGCGGTTTTCGTTGTACCCCTGCTCCCGCCTGGAATATTGATTGTAAACCAGAACAAGGTCCGAAC
This window of the uncultured Desulfosarcina sp. genome carries:
- a CDS encoding outer membrane beta-barrel protein, which translates into the protein MIRKSIEFVAVLICLMVLAGNYSIASATEGLYIGIQGGINNMDDTKTKDSEGEMDSGYAISGFVGYDFGYFRVEGEVAYRENDIDKITILGFDTVSSGDVTAASFILNGYLDVQNRTPFTPYIGAGIGCNYFEYNGTAIYHSLTTIKYDDSETVLAYQLSAGITWDVTKALALDLSYKYLKSDDIEVSGTSNWGVTEKGETDYENQSFMIGLKWYF
- a CDS encoding integration host factor subunit alpha, with product MALTKYTIVEKLQSDLGFSKTKSIETFETLVELIKATLESGEDVLVSGFGKFCVQEKDQRRGRNPTTGQTMMLRPRKVVTFRYSGKLREKINS
- a CDS encoding transporter substrate-binding domain-containing protein; the protein is MFRIFATAIFVVMIFAANSMAEETWKIATLNWEPYSGAEMATQGNSIQKLRLLLKKEKINLIVDFYPWKRAQIIARNKEYVGYFPAWPEEVYEGFTASPTVDWSEIGILKNTESSLRFESVDDLFKNYKVGIIQTYTYPKVIDDAVKKYPNHTEKAPNEISLLRKLATGRHPAAITDPTVMMYLAARNGIYNVETVKIIMKKELVVAFRDDEDNKDRINFFRKLLKGM
- a CDS encoding nitroreductase family protein, translated to MDLQKAILERRSHRRFTDKQVFPIEMKDILEAGILAPSPKNRQPWSFHSCGPIQKRLVADILKDKIDEMQAASTDVGSLPISLRAIEECSDLVLVYNQYSRREQGYNENRWKADTLSIGACIQNMLLVAHSKNIQSLWICDILFAEEELGDLMETDDELVAGVAFGIGMQQNLPRRPRMELHKKMSKTD
- a CDS encoding tyrosine-type recombinase/integrase is translated as MKGTVFFQKDRGRWAVSWPRRERRGSHAITRYKGEFMYDRRIADKCLHMIQSDWENYKAGLGAFRIEKYTGRGWTDVVEFYEKWLKEVVEPTRKPATVKGYRSYLDNWIRPFFESHPVMLHEIQLDTLCSLLNSIDLSGKGKLNVMMAFHAMMDHAWRSRRIPEVPPFPKRAAYGMVKPAIEWISRKRFNQVVDAMAPEHRAPFLWMYLHLMRPAEACALMWADWDEVNRQFIVRRSISARRVVGSTKTGEIYLTPCHGAFYPLMQELTAARCEDSPFVFTNSRARNEGKRYTNESLNNIWKAACRKVGIEIGLYAGVRHSRASQMINELRMSIHEVKEAGTWKRLDSVSRYAETALTRKRELLEKGDVISLVHYKSTTKAN
- a CDS encoding IS481 family transposase; this encodes MLNGTKTVIKHKIGLLNLAEELGNVSKACRIMGLSRDTFYRYQNAVEQGGVDALVDQNRRKPNIKNRTDEITEAAVVAYAVEQPAFGQVRASNELRKRGVFISPSGVRCVWLRHQLARFKDRLKALEDKMAKENLILTESQVQALERKKQDDIAAGEIETAHPGYLGSQDTFYVGTLKGVGRIYQQTFIDTYAKVGFAKLYTTKTPITAADLLNDKVLPFYEKHELPLLRVLTDRGTEYCGKAETHDYQLYLAINDIEHTKTKARSPQTNGICERFHKTMLQEFYQVTFRKKIYRDIETLQFDLDLWLEQYNHERTHQGKMCCGRTPMETLEDGKRLWEEKKIA
- a CDS encoding PilZ domain-containing protein, with the protein product MKIPNRHEYPHRTAYIIAKYTVKEGTHRDVIKNIGAGGLFIKTSRKVSLGQAVALEFPLFQFDKIIKISGQVIRGDHDGFAVEFDKPLDGLDCKDGEFPEIVHESERASR